Proteins encoded within one genomic window of Brassica rapa cultivar Chiifu-401-42 chromosome A09, CAAS_Brap_v3.01, whole genome shotgun sequence:
- the LOC103837509 gene encoding photosystem I reaction center subunit N, chloroplastic, whose protein sequence is MAAMNSSVLTCSYAISGAGSAELNQKVGLVNSSVGFGQKKQTLPVIKAAQRVGGDDVNGRRSAMVFLAATLFSSAAVSASANASVFDEYLEKSKANKELNDKKRLATSGANFARAFTVQFGSCKFPENFTGCQDLAKQKKVPFISEDLALECEGKDKFKCGSNVFWKW, encoded by the exons ATGGCGGCCATGAACTCGAGTGTTCTCACCTGCAGCTACGCTATCTCTGGTGCTGGCTCAGCAGAACTGAACCAGAAAGTGGGTTTggtgaattcatcagttggttTTGGTCAAAAGAAACAAACGCTTCCTGTGATCAAAGCAGCTCAAAGAGTCGGTGGTGATGATGTTAATGGAAGAAGATCCGCAATGGTGTTCTTAGCTGCTACACTCTTCTCCTCTGCTGCTGTATCTGCTTCCGCTAATGCTAGCGTCTTCGATGAATACCTCGAGAAGAGCAAAGCCAACAAA GAGCTGAATGATAAGAAGAGATTGGCAACAAGTGGAGCAAACTTTGCGAGAGCGTTTACTGTCCAGTTCGGAAGCTGCAAGTTCCCTGAGAATTTCACTGGCTGCCAAGATCTTGCCAAGCAAAAG AAAGTCCCATTTATCTCAGAAGATCTGGCGTTGGAATGCGAAGGCAAAGACAAGTTCAAGTGTGGTTCCAATGTTTTCTGGAAATGGTGA
- the LOC103837510 gene encoding SAL1 phosphatase: MAYEKELDAAKKAASLAARLCQKVQKALLQSDVQSKSDKSPVTVADYGSQAVVSLLLQRELISEPFSLVAEEDSADLRKEGSQDIIERITKLVNDTLATEDLLKPIDSTLSTDDILRAIDCGTSEGGPNGRHWVLDPIDGTKGFLRGDQYAVALGLLEEGKVVLGVLACPNLPLASIAGNDNKNKNSSSSEEKGCLFYATIGSGTYMQPLDSKSEPVKVHVSSVENPEDASFFESFEGAHSLHDLSSSIANKLGVKAPPVRIDSQAKYGALSRGDGAIYLRFPHKGYREKIWDHVAGAIVVTEAGGIVTDAGGKALDFSKGKYLDLDTGIIVANEKIMPLLLKAVRDSIAEQENAPSL; the protein is encoded by the exons ATGGCGTACGAGAAAGAGCTTGATGCCGCTAAGAAAGCTGCTTCACTCGCAGCTCGTCTCTGTCAG AAAGTTCAAAAGGCTTTGTTGCAGTCTGATGTTCAATCAAAATCTGATAAAAGTCCAGTCACCGTTGCTGATTATG GTTCACAAGCAGTTGTTAGTTTACTCTTACAAAGAGAACTCATTTCCGAACCCTTTTCATTGGTGGCTGAAGAG GACTCAGCCGATCTACGCAAGGAAGGTTCTCAGGATATTATCGAACGCATCACAAAACTCGTCAACGACACTTTAGCTACTGAGGATCTACTCAAACCCATTGACTCTACTTTATCAACAGATGATATTCTCAGAGCCATTGACTGTGGCACTTCCGAAGGTGGTCCTAACGGTCGGCACTGGGTCTTGGATCCCATTGATGGCACTAAAGg ATTCTTAAGGGGAGATCAGTACGCAGTAgcattaggattgctagaggaAGGAAAAGTAGTGTTGGGTGTGCTTGCTTGTCCAAACTTGCCATTAGCTTCCATAGCAGGAAACGacaacaagaacaagaactcttcttcttcagaggAAAAAGGATGTCTCTTCTATGCTACAATCGGTTCAGGGACATACATGCAGCCTTTAGATTCGAAATCTGAACCAGTCAAAGTACATGTCTCTAGCGTTGAGAACCCTGAAGATGCATCCTTCTTTGAATCGTTTGAAGGAGCTCACTCTCTTCATGATCTATCCAGCTCCATTGCCAAT AAACTCGGTGTGAAAGCGCCACCTGTCAGGATAGATAGCCAAGCAAAGTATGGAGCTTTATCAAGAGGAGATGGAGCTATATACTTGAGGTTTCCTCACAAAGGATACCGTGAGAAGATTTGGGACCATGTAGCTGGTGCTATAGTTGTTACAG AGGCTGGTGGGATCGTGACGGATGCAGGTGGAAAGGCATTGGATTTCTCGAAAGGGAAGTATCTTGATTTGGACACAGGGATTATAGTTGCTAACGAGAAGATAATGCCTCTGCTTTTGAAAGCAGTTCGTGACTCCATAGCTGAGCAAGAGAATGCTCCATCTCTCTGA
- the LOC103837511 gene encoding uncharacterized protein LOC103837511, producing the protein MDFSVKPNGGSPSPSSSTTPHRLKPAAATASDRDPMHSWWESVSKQRSRILSLSSLLSSGDEAPISSLADSDRPALSLLSSRPAYSLISASLRDPSSGSGSDPLCQWLYETYLSSDQPLRLVVLSFLPLLAGTYLSRIHSSDSSSLPSLSGFEAVLLAIYAAEVKSRAGKGVLVHIPDLSQPSLYHTPRNGGVDRSRDSSNHVASVGVLSPQLEPQVAVKSTKRAGIVGVGMQCYFKEISQMPAWSKLELCSFAGAWAGQDCDCKEKIDGEGDKVLALTNGFVDSSSSLNGSSEIEAEEVEEEEEEQVISSNGVGVGVGGGVRIPLPWELLQPILRILGHCLLSPLNSEDVKDAASNAVRSLYARASHDLNPQAILATRSLVNLDASARAAAKTASAESVDGLSNVNTPSKSKKPEILLSSK; encoded by the coding sequence ATGGACTTCTCCGTCAAACCTAACGGCGGCTCACCTTCTCCGTCATCTTCAACCACCCCTCACCGTTTGAAACCCGCCGCCGCAACTGCCTCCGACCGAGATCCGATGCATTCATGGTGGGAATCAGTCTCCAAGCAGCGCTCTCGCATCCTCTCCCTCTCATCTCTCCTCTCCTCCGGCGACGAAGCTCCGATCTCCTCTTTAGCGGATTCCGATCGCCCAGCGCTGTCGCTACTCTCCTCGCGCCCCGCTTACTCCTTGATCTCGGCTTCTCTTCGCGATCCATCCtccggatccggatccgacCCGCTCTGTCAGTGGCTTTACGAGACCTACCTCTCCTCCGATCAACCTCTCCGCCTCGTCGTCCTCTCGTTCCTCCCTTTACTCGCCGGGACCTACCTATCTCGAATCCACTCCTCGGACTCCTCCTCCCTCCCTTCCCTCTCGGGATTCGAGGCCGTCCTCCTCGCGATCTACGCCGCCGAGGTGAAATCCCGCGCCGGGAAAGGCGTACTCGTGCACATCCCCGATCTCTCTCAGCCGTCTCTCTACCACACGCCGCGAAACGGCGGCGTTGATAGATCGCGTGATTCGAGCAACCACGTGGCCTCCGTTGGAGTCTTGTCGCCGCAGCTGGAGCCTCAGGTCGCGGTGAAGTCGACGAAACGCGCCGGGATAGTCGGAGTGGGGATGCAGTGCTACTTCAAGGAGATCTCTCAGATGCCGGCTTGGTCTAAGCTCGAGCTGTGTAGCTTCGCCGGCGCTTGGGCGGGGCAAGATTGTGATTGCAAGGAGAAGATCGATGGAGAGGGAGATAAAGTCTTGGCGTTGACTAATGGATTTGTTGATTCTTCGTCTTCTTTAAATGGAAGCAGTGAGATCGAGGCGGAGGAGgttgaggaagaggaggaggaacaGGTTATTAGCTCTAATGGCGTTGGAGTTGGAGTTGGAGGAGGTGTGAGGATTCCACTTCCATGGGAGCTGCTTCAGCCGATTCTACGGATTCTTGGTCACTGCTTGCTTAGTCCGTTGAATAGTGAAGATGTTAAAGATGCAGCTTCCAATGCGGTGAGGTCGTTGTACGCAAGAGCTTCTCATGATTTGAACCCGCAGGCGATTCTGGCTACTAGGAGTTTAGTTAACCTTGATGCAAGCGCGCGGGCCGCTGCGAAGACTGCTTCTGCTGAGAGTGTTGATGGGTTGTCAAATGTTAACACTCCAAGCAAGTCGAAGAAACCAGAGATTCTTCTGTCGTCAAAGTGA